The following DNA comes from Schistocerca piceifrons isolate TAMUIC-IGC-003096 chromosome 3, iqSchPice1.1, whole genome shotgun sequence.
gtgattcttgagcagggtattcgctgttactagctgaaacttgttgcagaactcaattagtctttctcctctttcattccttgtcccaagcccatattctcctgtaaccttttcttctactccttcccctacaactgcattccagtcgcccatgactattagattttcgtccccctttgcatactgcattaccctttcaatatcttcatacactttctctatctgttcatcttcagcttgcgacgtcggcatgtatacctgaactatcgttgtcggtgttggtctgctgtcgattctgattagaacaacccggtcactgaactgttcacagtaacacaccctctgccctaccttcctattcataacgaatcctacacctgttataccattttctgctgctgttgatattacccgatactcatctgatcagaaatccttgtcttccttccacttcacttcactgacccctactatatccagattgagcctttgcatttcccttatcagattttctagtttccctaccacgttcaagcttctgacattccacaccccgactcgtagaacgttttcctttcgttgattattcaatctttttctcatggtaacctcccacttggcagtcccctcccggagatccgaatgggggactattccggaatcttttgccaatggagagatcatcatgatacttcttcaattacaggccacatgtcctgtggatacacgttacgtgtctttaatgcagtggtttcctttgccttctgcatcctcatgtcgttgatcattgctgatttttccgcctttaggggcgatttcccacccctaggacaagagagtgagtgccctgaacctctatctgcttctccgccgtctttgacaaggccgttagcagaatgaggctatgaggctgacttcttatgccggaagtcttcggccgccgatgctgattatttatcaaaatttagacagtggggggggatcgaacccgggaccgaagacgttttgattatgaatcgaagacgctacccctagaccacgggtccagagttatggtgaggcattggcgtcggatgttgtctttcagcatccctagcgatgtcggtcgatcacgatacactcgcgacttcaggtaacgctaaaaccagtaatcgcacggactggggcctggcgacctaggaggccaagcatgacgaaattggcggttgagcacacgatcatcaccaaacgacgcgcgcgagagattttcacgcgtctagcaatatggggtgcggcgccatcctgcataaacatcgtacgttcaagcagatgtttatcagccaggctggggatgatgcgattctgtaacatatcggcgtacctctcacccgtcacggtagccgttacaaaaccagaatcacgcattttctcgaagaaaaaaggcccgctaACGGTGTTTGTggcaaatccaacccataccgtcacTTTCTcgacgtgcaatggagtttccacgagagttctaggattttcgatatcccaaattctgcagttgtgggcgttgacagacgctcggagcgtgaaatgagcttcgtcggtccacaacacgttactcaaccaatcgtcatcttccgccatcttttgaaatgcccacaccgcaaatgccctccgcttcactaaatggcaaggtaacagttcatgaggccgatggattttgtacggatagcatcggagggtacgcctaagtgccaaccaaacagtagtgtatggaatgccggtgcgacgtgctactgcacgagcgctgacttccccatgcatagacgaacccactacagtctccatttcttcctgaactgtctcaacagCGTTACGCCTTGtgatcggtcggccactacggggtctatcgtctaaacaacctgtggcatcgaacttcgaaatcattctcgccacagctgcatttgtcaacggacctttacccgttcgaatccccttcgtaTGGcggtaggatcgtaacgctgaactagcacattccccattgtgctaatacagcttcactaaaagcgccttttcaggtaacgtcaacatgccgcgactgctggcgcatctgattctctctctctcattacagctccttttatacacgattgtcatgcgcagtcactgacgttttgctgtccagcgccatttgtcggacattttgtgaacttttttttgttctaataaaagcccatgtcattccaagcatgtgtgtcagtttttacctctctatctacattattccgtggtgtagtaagttttcaaatttatactaactttttgatcaccctgtacatacgaGGGGACATGTGTgcaactctgtctctctctctctctctctctctctctctccctctctttgcgtgtgtgtgtgtggtcagtgTCATGGCGAGCACGAACAGCCATGCAGCGTGAAGCAGCAGCCCAGCACTAAAGACAGAGAGCAGACAGGTGCGCTGCGGACAGTGAGAGGTGTGGGGCAGCAGGCGGGACGGTAGGACGGTAGGCGCCGGGCGAGGCGGCATACTAACAGGCGGCGGCTGCGGGTAGGGGGCGCTCACGCAGCGGCTACTGACGTGCGGCTCTCCGGGCCGGTGCAGCGTCTCCTCGTGGTCCAGCAGCACCTCCACCGCCTCCACGAACTCCTCCGAGATGGCGTGCAGCAGCGCGTCCTTCGTCTCCACCTTGTACTCGATCAGCAGCTCCACCATCTCCAGGTTCTCGTTGTCGATGGCCATGAGCAGCGCGCTGCGGCCCAGCGGGTCCACgcagttgatgttgatgtagcCCGTCTCCTGCGCCCGCTGCAGCATCCTGCGGACACACAGACGGCACTCGCTACGCGCGTCGACACAGAGCGATACAAAAACGACCGCGTGCCCTAGCGATGCCCTTAGTGACTTCTCCGAGTTTTGCTATTTTCGTAACTGCTTCAAACGTGTTTGTGATTACTAAAAGGTCGCATTACTTAAAAAAGACCTCGAGCATCCTTCCACTTTCTGTACTGTGCCAGCAGTGATACGAGGCATTGTCAGGAACACTCTATATATAGATCATATTCAGTCATGTCAGTATCAAAGTGTAACATTTGCCTTAATGACTCAGTGTCAACATGCAATGTTTCGTGTAGAGGGGAGAAGTATAGATACTAGCTATCTGGTACATTTTTCCAGACTCTGTTACCTATCAGTACCACGGTTGTGATACTGCAATCGCATTTTGCCAGAATTAAAAACATCGAAGATGGCGAGTGGCAGGAAATTCAAACACGTCAGTGGGAAGTTGAAAACAGGCCAGCAGCTGTGTGTATAAAGTGTTAGGAAATTTAGAAACTGGCGGAAAATCTAAAGATCAAAGATGGTGCacggtgggaaattaaaaaaaaatggtggaaAGCTATAAAAATCAAAGATGACATTGTCAGGAAACATAAAAATTGAGGGGAAATTTAAGTAAATCCAAGATGATGGAAGCAGCGCAGTTTTGATTTCTGCCccatttctccctctctctttctctctggccATCACGGCAAAGTATTAAAATGAAGCATATAAATGGCACCGAGTTGCATTAAGTCAGTTGAAAGTCAGAGGCAAATACGAACTCGTATATATATCTAGCGTAATATTAAAGTGGTGTGTAACATTAAAATGACTCCAAGGTCAAAGAAATGCACTTCACATCAGAATTGGCGATCACGAAATAGACCAAGTTAAGGAATTGTGTTACCCAGGCAGCAAAAGAACAcaagatggacgaagcaaggaggccataaaaagcagaatagcactggcaaaaacaggattactggccaagaaaagtcttctAGTATCAGATATACGCCTTAATTTGACGAAGGACATCTTCAGTTGAGCACTGTGTGGTAGCAAAATATGGTCTGTGCGAAAACTGGGCAGAAGATAAACGAtgcatctgagatgtgatgctcAGCAGAATATTGTAAATTACCTGGGCTAATAAAttgaggaatgaggaggctctctgcagaatcggcgaaaaaAGGAATACCTGAGCaagactggcaagaagaagggacagagtggtaggacacctgtcgaaatatcagggaataacttccactgtACTAGAGGGCGCTGTACATGGCAAAAACTGTACatgaagatagagactggaatactttCAGCAAATATATGAGTGTGTAGGTTGCGATCAGTACTCCAACCGAAAGATTGGCGGAGGAGAGTTATTCGTGGTGTAcctcatcaaatcagtcagaagactgatgactggaaaACAAGGGACAGAGAAAGAAAAAGCACTGTCAGATTGCCTTAGAGGTGTCCAACACCGCAATGTTGTAGCAGACTTGTAAATAACGGTGGGAAATCCAAGTAGGAGCGTTTCTATAGACAATTACGTATTCATACTCACATACACAGGGCACGGTTAAATTGTGCTAATATCCCACGATTGTGCTGCCACCACTGGGGTAGCACTGGAagaagaatgacatttttattatgtaCAAGCAAAATTGCAGCAGAGTTTCTTGTGTGGTGTTCTAAGCGTACAGTACCGCGACCGCCCTGCACACTGACAGGACACGGCAGGCAGACACACGGTGCGTGGACAAATATCTCTTCTCACCCTGGCCAGCTTGTCGGATGTTGATCAATGTGTGACATTGTGTCACGCAGAATTAGCAATATCAGTGTCACACCATGAACAAAAAGAAGGGTGTACTCTTCCCAGACGAATCTCACCTCCCTCAATTTCCAGGGTGGTTCTCGTCATAAACTCGTTTCGGCATAGGACGGGAGCCGAAATAATCGCAAGAATGTCGCGGACACAGAACGGTTTGGTAGTTGTAGGGGCAGCTGTGGCCTGGTCACAACTGCACAAGACCCCAAGCCGTCACTGATAATCGCAGGATGGATTTTTAACACCCAGATGAAGGTTGTGAGTTGTACGTGTTTTGACAAAAGAGAGTACGATTCAGTACTTTAAACA
Coding sequences within:
- the LOC124788373 gene encoding transient receptor potential-gamma protein-like — its product is MRLQYHNRGTDSECRLCVRRMLQRAQETGYININCVDPLGRSALLMAIDNENLEMVELLIEYKVETKDALLHAISEEFVEAVEVLLDHEETLHRPGEPHSWEALPPDTATFTPDITPLILSAHRDNYEIIKILLDRGATLPMPHDVR